A single Actinomadura algeriensis DNA region contains:
- a CDS encoding phosphoheptose isomerase: protein MSGFDVLTRGDVLDSALQARDYLVSCGVPGALAAKDPDLWGRRAVDHSRLGWLDLPFASRGLLNQVDGLVAEARYSGLDHIVLIGVGAESLAAQAIMEAHASARAATARAGAPDRPAGELTVLDGSDTAALAFALERLERTLVVLASKAGVSLEGDAYRRIFAGAFRDLGLSEREIAGRFLVITDHGSPLHDFSRQNGYRLGLTDPYLPGHFGALSAYGLVPAVLAGADANALLDDAASLVPSLSKEEDNPGLLLGAVLGGCAQQGPGGIARDKVVLREPGGPGALSAWVSQLLAVGTGRRGRGVVAFEPSGCRGSFPDVHGIALNPPTAAHDDSDTAVLAPVGAQFLLWEYATAVAGWLLGVNPFETGATAVQEAEDDAATLLRAAAGGPLTAERPAYTEDDIEVYADFPWPAHADLRTVLGGLVGSVPADGYLAVMTYLSGDFSGRYLAPSLARASGRPVAYGPGPAYPHATAPVHKEGPGNGAFLIITGDPAPGDALAAHPVPGRPYSLAQLRLARALGELRALRARRLPVIRLHLRNPVEGAGKLTEAVRDVASMVSAGRGR from the coding sequence GTGTCCGGATTCGACGTACTGACGCGCGGTGACGTGCTCGATTCCGCGCTGCAGGCGCGGGACTACCTGGTGAGCTGCGGGGTGCCCGGCGCACTGGCCGCCAAGGACCCCGATCTGTGGGGTCGGCGCGCGGTCGACCACAGCCGGCTGGGCTGGCTCGACCTGCCGTTCGCGTCCCGCGGGCTGCTGAACCAGGTGGACGGGCTGGTCGCCGAGGCGCGCTATTCGGGCCTCGACCACATCGTGCTGATCGGCGTCGGGGCCGAGAGCCTCGCCGCGCAGGCGATCATGGAGGCGCACGCGTCCGCGCGCGCCGCGACCGCGCGAGCGGGCGCCCCGGACCGTCCGGCCGGGGAGCTGACCGTGCTGGACGGCAGCGACACCGCCGCGCTGGCGTTCGCGCTGGAGCGGCTGGAGCGGACGCTGGTGGTGCTGGCCAGCAAGGCGGGCGTGTCCCTGGAGGGGGACGCCTACCGGCGGATCTTCGCGGGCGCGTTCCGCGACCTCGGGCTGTCGGAGCGGGAGATCGCGGGCCGGTTCCTGGTGATCACCGACCACGGCAGCCCGCTGCACGACTTCTCCCGGCAGAACGGCTACCGGCTCGGGCTGACCGACCCGTACCTGCCGGGGCACTTCGGCGCGCTGTCGGCGTACGGGCTGGTCCCGGCGGTGCTGGCGGGCGCCGACGCGAACGCGCTGCTGGACGACGCGGCGTCGCTGGTGCCGTCGCTGTCCAAGGAGGAGGACAATCCGGGCCTGCTGCTCGGTGCGGTGCTGGGCGGGTGCGCGCAGCAGGGCCCGGGCGGCATCGCGCGCGACAAGGTCGTGCTGCGCGAGCCGGGCGGGCCGGGGGCGCTGAGCGCGTGGGTGTCGCAGCTGCTGGCGGTCGGCACCGGGCGGCGCGGCCGCGGCGTGGTGGCGTTCGAGCCGTCCGGCTGCCGCGGTTCGTTCCCCGACGTGCACGGCATCGCGCTGAACCCGCCGACGGCGGCGCACGACGACTCCGACACGGCGGTGCTGGCGCCGGTCGGCGCGCAGTTCCTGCTGTGGGAGTACGCGACGGCGGTCGCCGGGTGGCTGCTCGGGGTGAACCCGTTCGAGACCGGTGCGACGGCGGTGCAGGAGGCCGAGGACGACGCGGCGACGCTGCTGCGCGCGGCGGCGGGCGGCCCGCTGACGGCGGAGCGCCCGGCCTACACCGAGGACGACATCGAGGTGTACGCCGACTTCCCGTGGCCCGCGCACGCGGACCTGCGGACCGTCCTCGGCGGGCTGGTCGGCTCGGTGCCCGCCGACGGCTACCTGGCCGTGATGACGTACCTGTCGGGCGACTTCTCGGGCCGGTACCTGGCGCCGTCGCTGGCGCGCGCGTCGGGGCGTCCGGTGGCGTACGGCCCGGGCCCCGCCTACCCGCACGCGACGGCCCCGGTCCACAAGGAGGGGCCGGGCAACGGCGCGTTCCTGATCATCACCGGGGACCCGGCGCCGGGCGACGCGCTCGCCGCGCACCCCGTCCCCGGCCGCCCCTACAGCCTGGCGCAGCTGCGGCTGGCGCGCGCGCTGGGCGAGCTCCGGGCGCTGCGCGCGCGCAGGCTGCCGGTCATCCGGCTGCACCTGCGCAACCCGGTGGAGGGCGCCGGGAAGCTCACCGAGGCGGTGCGCGACGTCGCCTCGATGGTGTCGGCAGGGCGGGGGCGGTGA